The following are encoded together in the Populus trichocarpa isolate Nisqually-1 chromosome 5, P.trichocarpa_v4.1, whole genome shotgun sequence genome:
- the LOC7454366 gene encoding auxilin-like protein 1 isoform X3 encodes MLSNGRGHGGKHVYDGVFGGGGGGAVKPGSRVEDYREIFGGFGATGSSIPILDVPELNENGNVSSVGAQRIDYAKIFGGFGDADFGLPLEEFLAKPKKVKSSINGTRSPAEAGSRNAGSKHSNVSKDQKGSSPEPSFQRFGGVKQFNVSYNKSNPGNKNGTNGMTHVAQLHAVPGYTFLVDEVTPSKMAEGGKPARSALDDACLNVNGSKSVKEDAARRKAVSGPQPSIDTHTFRSLAEFQKKSSRPRSMSNDMPFDAFEIGLGRHPPSSSPSNSSYNNGGENTSMNSKFGVSRNDASRDALGDYSPAFSDEEIDANSDAAASVAALRKAIEEAQMKIKIAKELMERKKEGLQNRAKTSFNNGWKAQKSGVKTAERSKRSNELGDQEMHEKEDTPKQVITGLPEHNVTKASQLPQSFEDEKKSSFANNVVRKTHSMESKSTRTDSRLEEAEDWESTEEFFEAADYEEHREMPSEYEEAGNAEKMVSYDHENKWREKMTAEEKIKMPERGEETFKEHKVERELSSEEFFEAADYEEHREMPSEYEEAGNAEKMVSYDHENKWREKMTAEEKIKTPECGEETFKEYKVERELNSVVGAFQWNLYANFVKPAGELHNQEENEEKMRISNNHEEAEQTSIVSDDWEDCETKLEKLHHPYKKAEFPIREFEENGEMKELKDAQDSVETEKKQREALDHKEMENRSDEVPITDDEYDGSLDDIYEKEANVEGQQEDWDRVECGMKQGGWNLKENEEKQNDLHRGEISGEDGGIEGSAKLEELKEDEEILKRSDQMNEIEKRGEKMCEGIETERIRSESHQGGEDRKAMEVTEQSLRYEGGNLETAKDEQEKKNLGESDNAWGRTTNFAAGDLKTQVLTAEENGRLMEVTEFSPLLQGTEQESKAVKDANSPEEQDCEIACLAQGFIGLDRIKKQTADVTEDLLIGENGVYFGENDVNFENKQNHHVTEYKSMPNQEKCVEDVTIELDDNGDVDICEPEVHAINEESEKSSISSHNERWSSDETESLCDPECCIEEAACEFGENNNDINESEVTANHENSFESSHDDRWVDNGINTKASQQPCIFKGQGEITEKSVEEELSQSTSKKEENCCKNLAMEEKECEDDLRKEVEVEKKHLKKKEKMKEGEVEREKERIAVERAIREARERAFAEARERAAIERAAAEAHQRSKAEVRERLEKAPSEANNKSAAEKASSEAKLKAERAAVERATAEARQRALEKALSEKAAFEARNQAEKSTAERLSSISKANGMNSRDKQYNDPGPSSSSRYPGSSNHGESANGGNGESAAQRSKATLERHQRTAERAAKALAEKNMRDLLAQKEQAERNRLAETLDADVKRWSSGKERNLRALLSTLQYILCPDSGWQSIPLTELVSSTAVKKAYRKATLFVHPDKLQQRGASIQQKYICEKVFDLLKDAWNKLSAEER; translated from the exons ATGCTGAGTAACGGGCGTGGACATGGTGGAAAGCATGTGTACGACGGAGTTTTTGGTGGTGGCGGTGGTGGTGCAGTGAAGCCTGGGAGTCGCGTGGAGGATTACAGAGAGATTTTTGGTGGGTTTGGTGCCACTGGTTCTTCGATTCCGATTCTTGATGTTCCCGAGCTGAACGAGAATGGTAATGTTTCTTCTGTTGGTGCCCAAAGGATTGATTACGCCAAGATTTTTGGTGGTTTTGGAGATGCTGATTTTGGCCTGCCTCTTGAAGAATTCCTTGCTAAACCAAAGAAAGTCAAGAGTTCTATCAATGGAACTCG GTCTCCAGCTGAAGCAGGGTCGCGGAATGCGGGGTCAAAACATTCTAAtgtttcaaaagatcaaaaaggTTCATCACCTGAACCATCTTTCCAGAGGTTTGGTGGCGTGAAACAGTTTAATGTGTCTTATAATAAAAGCAACCCAGGAAACAAAAATGGGACAAATGGAATGACACATGTTGCTCAACTCCATGCAGTTCCTGGTTATACTTTTTTAGTTGATGAAGTCACTCCCTCAAAGATGGCTGAAGGTGGCAAGCCAGCACGATCAGCATTAGATGATGCTTGTCTCAATGTTAATGGCAGCAAGAGCGTGAAGGAAGATGCAGCTCGCAGGAAAGCTGTGTCAGGTCCACAGCCCAGCATCGACACGCATACTTTTAGAAGTCTTGCTGAATTTCAGAAGAAATCAAGTCGACCTAGATCCATGTCGAATGATATGCCATTTGATGCATTTGAAATTGGCCTAGGTAGACATCCACCTTCAAGTTCACCATCTAACTCCAGTTATAATAATGGTGGTGAAAATACATCAATGAATTCAAAGTTTGGCGTTTCTAGAAATGATGCTTCCAGAGATGCATTGGGTGATTATTCACCAGCTTTCTCTGATGAGGAAATAGATGCAAATTCAGATGCTGCCGCCTCAGTAGCTGCACTTAGAAAGGCAATAGAGGAGGctcaaatgaaaattaaaattgcaaaagaattgatggagagaaagaaagaggggcTTCAAAATCGTGCAAAGACAAGCTTTAATAACGGCTGGAAAGCTCAGAAAAGTGGGGTTAAAACTGCAGAAAGATCAAAAAGATCCAATGAGCTGGGGGATCAGGAAATGCATGAAAAAGAGGATACTCCAAAGCAAGTAATTACTGGCTTACCAGAGCATAATGTGACAAAAGCAAGCCAACTACCCCAGAGTTTTGAAGATGAGAAGAAATCTTCTTTTGCTAATAATGTTGTTAGAAAAACACACAGCATGGAATCCAAATCAACTCGAACGGATAGTAGACTGGAAGAAGCAGAAGACTGGGAGTCAACAGAAGAGTTTTTTGAAGCTGCGGACTATGAGGAGCACAGGGAGATGCCATCAGAATATGAGGAGGCAGGCAATGCAGAGAAAATGGTGTCATATgatcatgaaaataaatggagAGAGAAGATGACtgcagaagaaaaaatcaaaatgccaGAGCGTGGCGAGGAAACTTTTAAGGAGCACAAG GTCGAGAGAGAACTAAGTTCAGAAGAGTTTTTTGAAGCTGCAGACTATGAGGAGCACAGGGAGATGCCATCAGAATATGAGGAGGCAGGCAATGCAGAGAAAATGGTGTCATATgatcatgaaaataaatggagAGAGAAGATGACagcagaagaaaaaataaagacaccAGAGTGTGGCGAGGAAACTTTTAAGGAGTACAAGGTCGAGAGAGAACTAAATTCAGTGGTAGGAGCATTTCAGTGGAATTTATATGCAAACTTCGTTAAGCCAGCTGGAGAGCTTCATAACCAGGAAGAAAACGAGGAGAAAATGAGAATTTCTAACAATCATGAAGAAGCTGAGCAAACATCTATAGTGTCTGATGATTGGGAAGACTGTGAAACTAAGCTGGAAAAACTTCACCACCCTTACAAAAAAGCAGAATTTCCAATCCGGGAGTTCGAGGAGAACGGAGAAATGAAGGAACTAAAAGATGCTCAGGACTCGGTGGAAACTGAGAAGAAACAAAGGGAGGCACTAGATCATAAGGAAATGGAGAATAGATCAGATGAAGTTCCTATTACGGACGATGAGTATGATGGAAGCCTCGATGATATATATGAGAAAGAAGCAAATGTGGAGGGACAGCAAGAAGACTGGGACAGGGTAGAATGTGGAATGAAACAAGGTGGTTGGaacctaaaagaaaatgaggagaaacaaaatgatttgcaCAGGGGAGAAATATCAGGTGAAGATGGTGGGATAGAAGGGAGTGCGAAGCTGGAAGAACTCAAGGAGGATGAAGAGATACTCAAAAGAAGTGACCAgatgaatgaaattgagaagagaggagaaaagaTGTGTGAAGGGATAGAAACTGAGAGGATAAGATCAGAGAGTCATCAGGGGGGAGAAGATAGAAAGGCCATGGAAGTGACTGAACAGTCCTTAAGATATGAGGGGGGCAATCTTGAAACTGCGAAGGATGAGCAGGAAAAAAAGAACCTAGGTGAGAGTGACAATGCCTGGGGACGCACTACAAACTTTGCTGCTGGGGATTTAAAGACACAGGTTCTTACTGCCGAGGAGAATGGAAGGCTAATGGAGGTAACTGAATTTTCTCCTCTGTTACAAGGGACTGAACAGGAGTCAAAGGCAGTCAAAGACGCAAACAGTCCGGAGGAACAGGATTGTGAAATTGCTTGCTTGGCTCAAGGTTTCATTGGACTTGATAGGATCAAGAAGCAAACTGCAGATGTAACTGAGGATCTTCTTATTGGCGAAAATGGGGTATATTTTGGTGAAAATGACGTTAACtttgaaaacaagcaaaatcATCATGTAACAGAATACAAGAGCATGCCTAATCAGGAAAAATGCGTTGAAGATGTTACTATTGAATTGGATGATAATGGTGATGTTGATATTTGTGAACCTGAAGTTCACGCTATTAATGAAGAAAGTGAGAAGAGTTCGATATCCTCTCATAATGAAAGATGGTCCAGTGATGAGACAGAATCACTTTGTGATCCAGAGTGCTGTATTGAAGAAGCTGCTTGTGAATTTGGAGAAAATAACAACGATATCAATGAGTCTGAAGTTACAGCAAATCACGAGAATTCTTTTGAATCTTCTCATGATGATAGATGGGTAGATAATGGTATCAATACCAAAGCAAGTCAGCAACCTTGTATATTTAAAGGGCAAGGGGAGATCACAGAGAAATCCGTGGAAGAGGAATTAAGCCAAAGCACCAGCAAGAAAGAGGAGAATTGTTGCAAAAACCTGGCAATGGAAGAGAAGGAATGTGAAGATGATTTGAGAAAGGAAGTGGAGGTGGAAAAGAAacacttaaagaaaaaggaaaaaatgaaagagggggaagtagaaagagaaaaggagagaatagCTGTTGAAAGGGCAATACGAGAAGCGCGCGAAAGGGCTTTTGCAGAAGCCCGAGAAAGGGCTGCTATCGAGAGAGCAGCTGCAGAAGCTCATCAAAGGTCAAAGGCTGAGGTCCGAGAAAGGCTAGAGAAGGCTCCTTCAGAAGCTAATAATAAGTCAGCTGCTGAGAAGGCTTCTTCTGAAGCCAAACTAAAAGCTGAACGTGCTGCAGTAGAGAGAGCAACTGCAGAGGCCAGGCAGCGTGCCCTAGAAAAAGCGTTGTCTGAGAAGGCTGCTTTTGAGGCAAGAAATCAGGCTGAAAAGTCTACAGCTGAGAGACTTTCAAGCATTTCAAAAGCTAACGGGATGAATTCCAGA GATAAACAATACAACGACCCAGGTCCTTCTAGCAGTTCAAGATATCCTGGATCTTCAAATCATGGTG AAAGTGCTAATGGAGGTAATGGTGAATCAGCAGCTCAAAGGAGTAAAGCCACGTTGGAAAGGCATCAAAGAACAGCAGAGCGTGCG GCAAAAGCTCTCGCAGAGAAGAACATGCGGGATCTTCTTGCTCAAAAAGAGCAGGCGGAGAGAAAT AGACTGGCAGAGACTTTGGATGCTGATGTCAAGAGATGGTCTAGTGGGAAGGAGAGAAACTTGCGTGCTCTTCTTTCAACACTGCAATAT ATCCTTTGCCCTGATAGTGGCTGGCAGTCAATTCCTTTAACTGAGCTTGTTTCAAGCACTGCTGTGAAGAAAGCTTATCGAAAGGCCACTCTATTTGTTCATCCTGACAAGTTGCAGCAACGAGGTGCAAGCATACAACAGAAATACATCTGCGAGAAGGTTTTTGATCTTCTAAAG GATGCCTGGAACAAACTCAGTGCAGAAGAACGGTAG
- the LOC7454366 gene encoding auxilin-like protein 1 isoform X2, whose protein sequence is MLSNGRGHGGKHVYDGVFGGGGGGAVKPGSRVEDYREIFGGFGATGSSIPILDVPELNENGNVSSVGAQRIDYAKIFGGFGDADFGLPLEEFLAKPKKVKSSINGTRSPAEAGSRNAGSKHSNVSKDQKGSSPEPSFQRFGGVKQFNVSYNKSNPGNKNGTNGMTHVAQLHAVPGYTFLVDEVTPSKMAEGGKPARSALDDACLNVNGSKSVKEDAARRKAVSGPQPSIDTHTFRSLAEFQKKSSRPRSMSNDMPFDAFEIGLGRHPPSSSPSNSSYNNGGENTSMNSKFGVSRNDASRDALGDYSPAFSDEEIDANSDAAASVAALRKAIEEAQMKIKIAKELMERKKEGLQNRAKTSFNNGWKAQKSGVKTAERSKRSNELGDQEMHEKEDTPKQVITGLPEHNVTKASQLPQSFEDEKKSSFANNVVRKTHSMESKSTRTDSRLEEAEDWESTEEFFEAADYEEHREMPSEYEEAGNAEKMVSYDHENKWREKMTAEEKIKTPECGEEAFKEHKVERELSSEEFFEAADYEEHREMPSEYEEAGNAEKMVSYDHENKWREKMTAEEKIKTPECGEETFKEYKVERELNSVVGAFQWNLYANFVKPAGELHNQEENEEKMRISNNHEEAEQTSIVSDDWEDCETKLEKLHHPYKKAEFPIREFEENGEMKELKDAQDSVETEKKQREALDHKEMENRSDEVPITDDEYDGSLDDIYEKEANVEGQQEDWDRVECGMKQGGWNLKENEEKQNDLHRGEISGEDGGIEGSAKLEELKEDEEILKRSDQMNEIEKRGEKMCEGIETERIRSESHQGGEDRKAMEVTEQSLRYEGGNLETAKDEQEKKNLGESDNAWGRTTNFAAGDLKTQVLTAEENGRLMEVTEFSPLLQGTEQESKAVKDANSPEEQDCEIACLAQGFIGLDRIKKQTADVTEDLLIGENGVYFGENDVNFENKQNHHVTEYKSMPNQEKCVEDVTIELDDNGDVDICEPEVHAINEESEKSSISSHNERWSSDETESLCDPECCIEEAACEFGENNNDINESEVTANHENSFESSHDDRWVDNGINTKASQQPCIFKGQGEITEKSVEEELSQSTSKKEENCCKNLAMEEKECEDDLRKEVEVEKKHLKKKEKMKEGEVEREKERIAVERAIREARERAFAEARERAAIERAAAEAHQRSKAEVRERLEKAPSEANNKSAAEKASSEAKLKAERAAVERATAEARQRALEKALSEKAAFEARNQAEKSTAERLSSISKANGMNSRDKQYNDPGPSSSSRYPGSSNHGESANGGNGESAAQRSKATLERHQRTAERAAKALAEKNMRDLLAQKEQAERNRLAETLDADVKRWSSGKERNLRALLSTLQYILCPDSGWQSIPLTELVSSTAVKKAYRKATLFVHPDKLQQRGASIQQKYICEKVFDLLKDAWNKLSAEER, encoded by the exons ATGCTGAGTAACGGGCGTGGACATGGTGGAAAGCATGTGTACGACGGAGTTTTTGGTGGTGGCGGTGGTGGTGCAGTGAAGCCTGGGAGTCGCGTGGAGGATTACAGAGAGATTTTTGGTGGGTTTGGTGCCACTGGTTCTTCGATTCCGATTCTTGATGTTCCCGAGCTGAACGAGAATGGTAATGTTTCTTCTGTTGGTGCCCAAAGGATTGATTACGCCAAGATTTTTGGTGGTTTTGGAGATGCTGATTTTGGCCTGCCTCTTGAAGAATTCCTTGCTAAACCAAAGAAAGTCAAGAGTTCTATCAATGGAACTCG GTCTCCAGCTGAAGCAGGGTCGCGGAATGCGGGGTCAAAACATTCTAAtgtttcaaaagatcaaaaaggTTCATCACCTGAACCATCTTTCCAGAGGTTTGGTGGCGTGAAACAGTTTAATGTGTCTTATAATAAAAGCAACCCAGGAAACAAAAATGGGACAAATGGAATGACACATGTTGCTCAACTCCATGCAGTTCCTGGTTATACTTTTTTAGTTGATGAAGTCACTCCCTCAAAGATGGCTGAAGGTGGCAAGCCAGCACGATCAGCATTAGATGATGCTTGTCTCAATGTTAATGGCAGCAAGAGCGTGAAGGAAGATGCAGCTCGCAGGAAAGCTGTGTCAGGTCCACAGCCCAGCATCGACACGCATACTTTTAGAAGTCTTGCTGAATTTCAGAAGAAATCAAGTCGACCTAGATCCATGTCGAATGATATGCCATTTGATGCATTTGAAATTGGCCTAGGTAGACATCCACCTTCAAGTTCACCATCTAACTCCAGTTATAATAATGGTGGTGAAAATACATCAATGAATTCAAAGTTTGGCGTTTCTAGAAATGATGCTTCCAGAGATGCATTGGGTGATTATTCACCAGCTTTCTCTGATGAGGAAATAGATGCAAATTCAGATGCTGCCGCCTCAGTAGCTGCACTTAGAAAGGCAATAGAGGAGGctcaaatgaaaattaaaattgcaaaagaattgatggagagaaagaaagaggggcTTCAAAATCGTGCAAAGACAAGCTTTAATAACGGCTGGAAAGCTCAGAAAAGTGGGGTTAAAACTGCAGAAAGATCAAAAAGATCCAATGAGCTGGGGGATCAGGAAATGCATGAAAAAGAGGATACTCCAAAGCAAGTAATTACTGGCTTACCAGAGCATAATGTGACAAAAGCAAGCCAACTACCCCAGAGTTTTGAAGATGAGAAGAAATCTTCTTTTGCTAATAATGTTGTTAGAAAAACACACAGCATGGAATCCAAATCAACTCGAACGGATAGTAGACTGGAAGAAGCAGAAGACTGGGAGTCAACAGAAGAGTTTTTTGAAGCTGCGGACTATGAGGAGCACAGGGAGATGCCATCAGAATATGAGGAG GCAGGCAATGCAGAGAAAATGGTGTCATATgatcatgaaaataaatggagAGAGAAGATGACagcagaagaaaaaataaagacgCCAGAGTGCGGCGAGGAAGCTTTTAAGGAGCACAAGGTCGAGAGAGAACTAAGTTCAGAAGAGTTTTTTGAAGCTGCAGACTATGAGGAGCACAGGGAGATGCCATCAGAATATGAGGAGGCAGGCAATGCAGAGAAAATGGTGTCATATgatcatgaaaataaatggagAGAGAAGATGACagcagaagaaaaaataaagacaccAGAGTGTGGCGAGGAAACTTTTAAGGAGTACAAGGTCGAGAGAGAACTAAATTCAGTGGTAGGAGCATTTCAGTGGAATTTATATGCAAACTTCGTTAAGCCAGCTGGAGAGCTTCATAACCAGGAAGAAAACGAGGAGAAAATGAGAATTTCTAACAATCATGAAGAAGCTGAGCAAACATCTATAGTGTCTGATGATTGGGAAGACTGTGAAACTAAGCTGGAAAAACTTCACCACCCTTACAAAAAAGCAGAATTTCCAATCCGGGAGTTCGAGGAGAACGGAGAAATGAAGGAACTAAAAGATGCTCAGGACTCGGTGGAAACTGAGAAGAAACAAAGGGAGGCACTAGATCATAAGGAAATGGAGAATAGATCAGATGAAGTTCCTATTACGGACGATGAGTATGATGGAAGCCTCGATGATATATATGAGAAAGAAGCAAATGTGGAGGGACAGCAAGAAGACTGGGACAGGGTAGAATGTGGAATGAAACAAGGTGGTTGGaacctaaaagaaaatgaggagaaacaaaatgatttgcaCAGGGGAGAAATATCAGGTGAAGATGGTGGGATAGAAGGGAGTGCGAAGCTGGAAGAACTCAAGGAGGATGAAGAGATACTCAAAAGAAGTGACCAgatgaatgaaattgagaagagaggagaaaagaTGTGTGAAGGGATAGAAACTGAGAGGATAAGATCAGAGAGTCATCAGGGGGGAGAAGATAGAAAGGCCATGGAAGTGACTGAACAGTCCTTAAGATATGAGGGGGGCAATCTTGAAACTGCGAAGGATGAGCAGGAAAAAAAGAACCTAGGTGAGAGTGACAATGCCTGGGGACGCACTACAAACTTTGCTGCTGGGGATTTAAAGACACAGGTTCTTACTGCCGAGGAGAATGGAAGGCTAATGGAGGTAACTGAATTTTCTCCTCTGTTACAAGGGACTGAACAGGAGTCAAAGGCAGTCAAAGACGCAAACAGTCCGGAGGAACAGGATTGTGAAATTGCTTGCTTGGCTCAAGGTTTCATTGGACTTGATAGGATCAAGAAGCAAACTGCAGATGTAACTGAGGATCTTCTTATTGGCGAAAATGGGGTATATTTTGGTGAAAATGACGTTAACtttgaaaacaagcaaaatcATCATGTAACAGAATACAAGAGCATGCCTAATCAGGAAAAATGCGTTGAAGATGTTACTATTGAATTGGATGATAATGGTGATGTTGATATTTGTGAACCTGAAGTTCACGCTATTAATGAAGAAAGTGAGAAGAGTTCGATATCCTCTCATAATGAAAGATGGTCCAGTGATGAGACAGAATCACTTTGTGATCCAGAGTGCTGTATTGAAGAAGCTGCTTGTGAATTTGGAGAAAATAACAACGATATCAATGAGTCTGAAGTTACAGCAAATCACGAGAATTCTTTTGAATCTTCTCATGATGATAGATGGGTAGATAATGGTATCAATACCAAAGCAAGTCAGCAACCTTGTATATTTAAAGGGCAAGGGGAGATCACAGAGAAATCCGTGGAAGAGGAATTAAGCCAAAGCACCAGCAAGAAAGAGGAGAATTGTTGCAAAAACCTGGCAATGGAAGAGAAGGAATGTGAAGATGATTTGAGAAAGGAAGTGGAGGTGGAAAAGAAacacttaaagaaaaaggaaaaaatgaaagagggggaagtagaaagagaaaaggagagaatagCTGTTGAAAGGGCAATACGAGAAGCGCGCGAAAGGGCTTTTGCAGAAGCCCGAGAAAGGGCTGCTATCGAGAGAGCAGCTGCAGAAGCTCATCAAAGGTCAAAGGCTGAGGTCCGAGAAAGGCTAGAGAAGGCTCCTTCAGAAGCTAATAATAAGTCAGCTGCTGAGAAGGCTTCTTCTGAAGCCAAACTAAAAGCTGAACGTGCTGCAGTAGAGAGAGCAACTGCAGAGGCCAGGCAGCGTGCCCTAGAAAAAGCGTTGTCTGAGAAGGCTGCTTTTGAGGCAAGAAATCAGGCTGAAAAGTCTACAGCTGAGAGACTTTCAAGCATTTCAAAAGCTAACGGGATGAATTCCAGA GATAAACAATACAACGACCCAGGTCCTTCTAGCAGTTCAAGATATCCTGGATCTTCAAATCATGGTG AAAGTGCTAATGGAGGTAATGGTGAATCAGCAGCTCAAAGGAGTAAAGCCACGTTGGAAAGGCATCAAAGAACAGCAGAGCGTGCG GCAAAAGCTCTCGCAGAGAAGAACATGCGGGATCTTCTTGCTCAAAAAGAGCAGGCGGAGAGAAAT AGACTGGCAGAGACTTTGGATGCTGATGTCAAGAGATGGTCTAGTGGGAAGGAGAGAAACTTGCGTGCTCTTCTTTCAACACTGCAATAT ATCCTTTGCCCTGATAGTGGCTGGCAGTCAATTCCTTTAACTGAGCTTGTTTCAAGCACTGCTGTGAAGAAAGCTTATCGAAAGGCCACTCTATTTGTTCATCCTGACAAGTTGCAGCAACGAGGTGCAAGCATACAACAGAAATACATCTGCGAGAAGGTTTTTGATCTTCTAAAG GATGCCTGGAACAAACTCAGTGCAGAAGAACGGTAG